In the Deltaproteobacteria bacterium genome, TGCCTTTGGAACTTGAATCGTTAAGACGCCGTTTTTTATTGAAGCACTCACCTTTTGTGCATCGACGTCTGTTGAAAACGTGATGACTCTATTAAACGACCCAGTCTGTCTTTCCCGTCGGTGAAATTCAACTCCCTTCTCGTCTTCCACTTTTTGCTTTTGTTCAGCGCTTATGTTGAGCTGATTGCCGGTCACTGATAACTCAATGTCCTCAATGGCTAAACCAGGACATTCGGCCTCCACGTAATAGCATTCCTGATTCTCCCAGACATTTAATGCAGGTCTTAAACCCTTGCGGAATGAAGTTGAAATATTTCTCGAGGGCTTAGTTCTCGTAAAATCGTCAAATAAACGATCGACTTCCGTTCGAAGTAGATCGAATGGCTGAGCAGAATAACGTCCTAATAACATATCTTTAATTCTCCATGCTAATTCACTAACTTAACCTGTCCCGAAAGTCTGTTTTTTTGTCGGACAGTATAATTAGTAACCATCGTTTGCCCCGTTCGCAAGTTCAGGGCATCTGGAGAAACAAAAGAAAGGAGAAAACTAGCAAGTGCGCTAATTTTCTGTAACTTTGCTTTCTACTATTTCGGCAGTAGTGGCTGCCTCTTCTTCTGCTTTTTTCTCGGTCTGAGTTGTAGTTATAGCTTGCTCTTGAATTTCCGTTTGTTGAAGCGCGGCTTTCACTTCAATCAAATCTTCTCGTTTGGCCTTTTCGAGATCCTCTACTACATATTTTTTTACTTCAAAGTAATACGGATCATCGGATATTTTTAGGACGTAATCAGTCGCTTCCTTGTCCTTAGCACGAAACTTGTACTCTCTAGTCTTTTCTGATTTTAGCCCCACAGTGTAACTTAAAACTTCTTGATAATCCTTGTGCTCAGGCTTAGGCTCCTTGCCGATAACATCCGAAAAACTAATATTGCTTACCTTTTCAAGTAATTCATTTGCCTTATCGCTCCTAGTGCTTTCATTTTCACTTAGCTTGCTTACCGCAAAAGCCGCGCCTTCTTTTCTTTCTAGCACGAATCCATTAAGCGAAAGCTTTGCTATACTCTCCTTATCTAAATGCAAGTACGCATTATCTTGCCAATTTGATTTGTCAGCGTTTAATGCGTAACTATCAAAGGGAACTTCAAATATCTCCGCCTCCTCGTTAACTCGCACGTGAACCTTCTTGTAGACGGGAGACGTTCCCATGAAAAGACTGCCAACAGGCTGTTCCTTTTGGTAAAACACTACCTTCTTCTCAAAATCATCGGATGCAACGCGAAGCTTTTTAGCGGCTAATTCTGTGTTTCCCACTGCATACGGCCTCTTTATTTGGTTTATGCTGTTCAATATCCCGTCTAACTTTGTCTTTTCGATAGGAAAGTCGTGATTTTCGGGCAATAGCCAGCCATTTTCGCCTTTAGCAATTATTAAAGGCGACTTTTCTTTTTCCTCAATAACTATCCTGTCAACGATCTTATCGTTAAACGCCATTAATGGTTGGTTAGCTACGTAAGTTGCTAGCTCATCACCTCCTAAGTGCATAAAGACGATGAGAATGACTTGAATTGCGAGAATTATGCCGAGTAATCGAATTGATTTCATAACTACGCTCCTTGAGGTGAAAGCACAGATGTATAATAAACAGTTCTCTTTCTTAACAAGAACCGATGTAAGGCATAGACGATTAAAAGCCCCGCGAACGCGAGCGCGTAGTTAAAATATTCCCAGAACAATATTTTCCCCTCCGTCATGGATTCAAGCGTTTGTCCGAAATGCGCCCTGCCTCGTATAGCTAGAAGCCCGCGATCTTCGAGCGACCAATCTATGGCGTTTTCTATTAGTTGTAGCGAATTAAGATAGCGACTGCTTCCGATGGCTGCGGAAATATTAAGCGTATCGTCGCTAAGAAATTCATTTGAGGAAATTAAGATTATCCGACCAGATTGAGGAGATTTTTCGAGAACCGATGTAACCACCAACTTCTCTTCTTCCTTCTTCTTCTCGCCATCGGCTGGCGTCTCTTCGCCGCTCTCTTCTTCCTTCTTTAGCAGTGGAGACTCCTTGCCTTTGAAGTAGGAAGTAAATTCGCCCTCGGCAACGAGAGCCAAAGTAAAGGGCCCTTTTTTGTCTGTTTTTGCAAATCCGAGATTGGGGTACATGTCGAAGTTAGGCTGAATCTCCAATTCGCTAGTAACCCATGAGCGAGAAGAACTGCTTAAAAGCGTACTTACAACTCTGTTGCTGTTCTTATCGGTATCCACCGTGATTGGCGAAGGCCAATTAAGCGTTATTTGCGGAATGCCGCTAGTAATGGAGTTTTCTGTGTTCATGCCCTCGGATCTTATGTCGACAAATGGGGGATAGGGAACCATGCTGATTTCTTGAACGCTTAACCCCCCGATATTTCGCATAACTGGCACAGGATAGTTCTCGTTCTGCTCGTCCATGACGAGAGACTCCTCCATTGAAAACCCATTGTGCTTGAGCCAGTCGCCAATTCCTGAGCTATGTTTCGCCACGGAAAGCATTTCCGAGCGCGCAACAGATACCGGAGAAGTGGCTAGTACTAAAGTACCACCTTTCATTAGAAACTGGTCTATAGCAAACAACTCCTTTTCCTTTAAATCTTTCGGCGCAACAATGGCTAATAAATCGACGTCGCTAGATACAGACCCGCTTTCTAAATTGACTTCGTTTACATCGTAAGATTGCTGAAGCTTCTCGCGCACCAAGCGAAACTGCTTTCCGCCACCAGGGCGCATTCCAGGGAAAGGCGACTGCGCGGCTTCTCCCTTAGCATGAATTCCAATAGCCTTTAGAAAACCACTAGAAAACCTCTTTAAGCCAGCTTCTATGTTTTTCTTGGCTGAATCCTTGTCGAGATTTTCTGGTAACCCCAACTGCACAACTTTCTCGCCACTTTCTAAGGTGAGGTAGAAGTAAAACGGCTGAGGATCTAGGAAGCTAGCAAGCATGGGTTGAAAACCGTACTTTTTAGCTATGTCCTTTGCTACCGCTCCTCCCTTTGCCTCGGGTTCCACAAACGAGTAATCAAACGAGCCTTTTGACTGTTTTTTTAGACTCTCAAGTAGAGACTCTAGTTCGGTGTTAAACTTTTGTAATTGGTCTGGCAGTTTGTCCTTGCTCGAAACGTAGGCTTTAAAGACCACAGGAGATTTTAGACTTGCAAACAGGCTGTCGACATCCTGAAAGCCATATAGAACTTTTTTTATGCTTCTAGTGATGTCGTACTCTGGGTTCCTCAGCTGCACATCTATATCGGCTGCACTGCGAGCCTTAACTTCTATCAAATCTTCAAAATCCAATACTTCAAATTTGTCGCCATATTGCACTACGACATTGAAGTAAGAATTAACGATCGACGCTTGGTATTTGTCGGCCATTTGAAACGGCACGGGTTTAATGCTGTATTTTTGGTTCGCCTCTTCCTCGAGGTCGGGATTTTCACGCGGATCGATAAATTCAGCTCGAACTCTTCCATCGCCAGCAACCTCGTACTCCCGAATTAAATTCTTTATTTGCGGAACCAGTGGAGATAAAAGCGGATGTGTGCGCGAACTAAAATAGCCGCGTATTAGCAATGGCTCCTGAAGTTGGCCAATGAAGCGCTTTGTCGCATCTGATATTGAGTATAGATTCCCTTTGGTAAGATCGGCTCGAACAACATGAACTTCCTTAAGCCAGAAGTTGCCAATGATAAAATTTAGAGCGAGTAGCGCAGTGCTCAACTTCCAAAAGGAATGGTTCGATCGATTGTCTGCCGTAGGTAACGACCAGCTATACTTTTCTAAAATATAGACGTTAAGACATAGAAAAACGCCCATTATACTTAAATAATAGTACAAATCCCTAAAATCTAGCACTCCTCTAGTAATCGATTCAAAGCGAGAGCCCGTTCCTAGAGCTTGTAAAAACTCACCTATATTTCTACCAAAAAAAGCAGTTATATTATCTGATCCTAATATGAAAAAGAGAAAGCACACTAGCGATGTTAGTATTAGGCTTACGATTTGATTGTCTGTTCTCGAGCTCATAAAAAGCCCTATCGAAAGGTACGCACCCGCCAAAAGAATCGAGGCTATGTAAGCGCCGATTACCGGACCCCAGTCGAGGTTGCCCATAAAAGAAATAGTTATAGGAAGTGGAACTGTAAGAAGCATTGCTACGGACACTAGCGCAAGACATGCTAAAAACTTTCCAATCACCAACTGAGGAGTTGACACAGGTAGAGTTAGCAGA is a window encoding:
- a CDS encoding Hsp20/alpha crystallin family protein, with the translated sequence MLLGRYSAQPFDLLRTEVDRLFDDFTRTKPSRNISTSFRKGLRPALNVWENQECYYVEAECPGLAIEDIELSVTGNQLNISAEQKQKVEDEKGVEFHRRERQTGSFNRVITFSTDVDAQKVSASIKNGVLTIQVPKAESAKPRKIEVRSQ
- a CDS encoding DUF4340 domain-containing protein gives rise to the protein MKSIRLLGIILAIQVILIVFMHLGGDELATYVANQPLMAFNDKIVDRIVIEEKEKSPLIIAKGENGWLLPENHDFPIEKTKLDGILNSINQIKRPYAVGNTELAAKKLRVASDDFEKKVVFYQKEQPVGSLFMGTSPVYKKVHVRVNEEAEIFEVPFDSYALNADKSNWQDNAYLHLDKESIAKLSLNGFVLERKEGAAFAVSKLSENESTRSDKANELLEKVSNISFSDVIGKEPKPEHKDYQEVLSYTVGLKSEKTREYKFRAKDKEATDYVLKISDDPYYFEVKKYVVEDLEKAKREDLIEVKAALQQTEIQEQAITTTQTEKKAEEEAATTAEIVESKVTEN
- a CDS encoding Gldg family protein translates to MFNRILSVTRKEFSSYFASPLAFIFLGTFLAVTLFVFFWVETFFARNIVDVRPLFEWMPILLIFLVAALTMRMWSEERRMGTLEILLTLPVSTPQLVIGKFLACLALVSVAMLLTVPLPITISFMGNLDWGPVIGAYIASILLAGAYLSIGLFMSSRTDNQIVSLILTSLVCFLFFILGSDNITAFFGRNIGEFLQALGTGSRFESITRGVLDFRDLYYYLSIMGVFLCLNVYILEKYSWSLPTADNRSNHSFWKLSTALLALNFIIGNFWLKEVHVVRADLTKGNLYSISDATKRFIGQLQEPLLIRGYFSSRTHPLLSPLVPQIKNLIREYEVAGDGRVRAEFIDPRENPDLEEEANQKYSIKPVPFQMADKYQASIVNSYFNVVVQYGDKFEVLDFEDLIEVKARSAADIDVQLRNPEYDITRSIKKVLYGFQDVDSLFASLKSPVVFKAYVSSKDKLPDQLQKFNTELESLLESLKKQSKGSFDYSFVEPEAKGGAVAKDIAKKYGFQPMLASFLDPQPFYFYLTLESGEKVVQLGLPENLDKDSAKKNIEAGLKRFSSGFLKAIGIHAKGEAAQSPFPGMRPGGGKQFRLVREKLQQSYDVNEVNLESGSVSSDVDLLAIVAPKDLKEKELFAIDQFLMKGGTLVLATSPVSVARSEMLSVAKHSSGIGDWLKHNGFSMEESLVMDEQNENYPVPVMRNIGGLSVQEISMVPYPPFVDIRSEGMNTENSITSGIPQITLNWPSPITVDTDKNSNRVVSTLLSSSSRSWVTSELEIQPNFDMYPNLGFAKTDKKGPFTLALVAEGEFTSYFKGKESPLLKKEEESGEETPADGEKKKEEEKLVVTSVLEKSPQSGRIILISSNEFLSDDTLNISAAIGSSRYLNSLQLIENAIDWSLEDRGLLAIRGRAHFGQTLESMTEGKILFWEYFNYALAFAGLLIVYALHRFLLRKRTVYYTSVLSPQGA